A stretch of Electrophorus electricus isolate fEleEle1 chromosome 3, fEleEle1.pri, whole genome shotgun sequence DNA encodes these proteins:
- the helz2a gene encoding helicase with zinc finger domain 2 isoform X1 gives MPLAGDNHKLHKLQRTHDVCVRCSQCCRRNSDISYSLQPITHHCLKSILLARPKGSYNQWKQVAERPKYSNPSKYAVCCYYTEGKGCSRFGHKCSFARSPEEVVVWNFMKAESLDLPQLISLLDNDYTCPAQQDKPLAQCPGAQQEISCSLQGTFVELCKTCFHDSPQKISSRVPGTICASGHVCQPVLVFCHMDKQKKVAYDEVRPLPKNNVQRWKYCKYVEKGEPCWHGRRRCWFAHSEIEMAVWESESRGRLNRSDLLHGSQGLQTGDSRTRSCDTPQKPGQAHYCHLCKCQFHTYEEFMNHCFTVKHRRLIFEETAFTWRYRNPPLTSKIFGLCERMATCEYGDNCMKAHSVEELQEWRDRHKASRRKARAADKQGLLSYQDILLEEYRHSENKDMIMKESLQGVSVSCDTDLNIFIRQEKISHRWTFKIKSKAALDVVALLRQDVGATFALSSDSHEERSYSNGIWFETQDTSTTKKVYEIIVSFTSTCSGLYEQWLVFDFDMRPVLLQKLRVRVGPQLLPEPKRAQDDGASQQRSDTSIQILQPESTKHSEQVPVIWQEGNVEIIPYQWRSGAHHELLKRYKNSKQQLNIVTKEDDSINRQNYKKKMHSFLYQEEMAEGQLVSRLNLRGKMTFKKILFNPLFGLKNAISGELFGSVSISHSLAPNTPEGYILKRHVQSVLVGLSKPEGGLQRAYEALILKDTTGDTELHLQLSNRCCTELKLETDKTVEMEVQFQLDRIWFCEMHKAVDILPDLRRVLPDLSDSNVQVPVKPNPGQLNEKQQAAMDFILGASMRRSSMAPLLIYGPFGTGKTFTLAKITLALAQKPQNKILICTHTNSSADLYIKDHFHSSVSTGNHPARPLRIKAKEIPLKTTDRIILQYCSLSKDGFYFEFPDRDTLDATKIIITTTAVARFFHDMQLPPDYFSHIFIDEASQMLECEALMALGLAGEKTQVVLAGDHMQMGPKLFSVGEDKRSDHTLLNRLFHYYQAENTATSTNSRIIFNENYRSTKEIVDFVSTHFYVGKKNVIKAKGNVFPHPNQYALQFYHARGQCWLDKNTLSWFNATQIETVADIVLKVLNEWPEDWPHQNRQPSICVLSQGSQVYEIRKRLKQYELHDVTVENAENVQGKQFRVIIISTVQTKDSLKLIENTCLEFFNDMRVLNTVMTRAQSQVIVVGDAAALCCSNFGKCWRLWRSYINHCIAKGSVYPEDFTLDCLNQELLEIKIIETEEDDSSDGESIISEIPDIDEDPILKELLDEDNHLQIKLTEEGLFPVLHSDNLDINVMRHPKQSNPPILHSQLMWKNNPGIYRCELVLERYDSGYAKPLDEPTLQIEIKGRKNVGRSFSGAIVMVEMLTSETSPQQGKVIEVLACDASSKEFVCTLDNNDNQVMMPINICIPKLYTPFWKDKPNHIAIRNPEKWTVERFVKINEEARRNNLFVVKFLKWREGFQFPLGIVVKTLPRVTSLQNGLKVLDVEYQLKRPVPLPVQKEMENLEHAARFSSTNACKDFLDLMTFTIDPANSQDLDDAISVRDLGQNYEIGIHIADVASFVAKDSELDRYARKQGTAFYVSEAEPTYMFPKNLATKVFSLLPQCNRHCISLITEIDKQTHHIQKRTFFRSVICSKKKLSYEDAEDILKTSGNEIRFDTLEGCVAVASLFAEVHRKHRKQGDWCYNAPDEDEVIGRRQSHILVEELMIMFNHTVADRLLADKKAMSLTPLRCQDRPDRDKFHQFLYQHISFLPMSIHLSSQLTKCTAEELKNLSAIQETVDTDQEVLDSESFPILTSVLKNLEIAAMDKDIYRIIDLISTDDIHPQLLPVMLKLRRFLYKAHILRANSTHFSRIGHYDLELDSYTWASSPIRRYVDIIVQRLLHSVLDNTEIMYTSSEIDTCCVEFAQKNNNQAACEKKSHALNFASKLSTQNAGKVAYIVEVTPTGNNFRISFPLNRTSIAEKVDIMFKDLQLADQPMFDEENKCMVLKWVRRVYSFSSPSIHAELKQQEANNAITHVPTESWKCLVEAIKEENWAFIVPKIEQLNSTVHPRQSVRRNIKDSVTPPRIEPSKVNEEHFVEMSLKLKQGEIIEVQLGTDTERGLLVPAVQLLIVNPKFEICMEHSKNPVMCFSKYALYPSRTSYNTYRDYQKIWKPLCEMESAASAVAENESIVIVDATLKWKPSKEGLHGSFNLPLEKKAQWAIEGNLRNCFLCIRSRIQQKNFNSVLEDHLTNGQDLDLMDVPDLIWIAHGVVTKVSGEEESKELTYMEIDFRINHMPMLNVPESILCSTARFTVELIPKLLPDVRKESAIDNLTTANHLVKSIATGKKTCNQRTQIQTRTPTRFEIEGHLNLGFPYLNNSQCKAIKEALNNEFTLIQGPPGTGKTVVGVHIVYWFFQQNQKLSHPRKARKEDLKKMCILYCGPSNKSVDVVAGQLLKLQRKLKPLRVYSDQMEIQEFPYPGSNLRLSRHSQRVEKPNKELRSITLHHRIRMSSNPFSGQIKEFDLRIQKAESLTDEEIKRYKDWLKKARKHELMEHDVILCTCTAASHPSLVDALSFQQIIIDECAMATEPEAFIPLATHKPEQIVLLGDHKQLQPVVHCEMFQRLGMGKSLFERYMQKALMLDTQYRMQEDICAFPSQVFYEGKLKTGIPYKSSVFLNSSNKPTSIIFGHIEGKEISLVVSTERGNENSKANIEEAKEAVRIALRLIKAGIPAKEIAILTPYNAQVAKIKEILWPNQAVTVNTIMKSQGSEWRYVILSTVRSCPKMDTEVEPTKAWFKKKLGFVVDPHQVNVAITRAQEGLCIIGNKDLLWSNYLWKRLLKHYQDKNCLVDPAKDIQVSLA, from the exons ATGCCTCTTGCTGGAGATAATCATAAGTTACACAAATTACAACGGAcgcatgatgtgtgtgtaagatgtagCCAGTGCTGTAGAAGGAACAGTGACATTTCATACTCTCTTCAGCCCATTACCCACCATTGCTTAAAATCCATTTTACTGGCCAGACCAAAAGGCAGCTACAATCAATGGAAGCAAGTAGCCGAACGGCCAAAATATTCAAATCCTTCAAAGTATGCAGTTTGCTGCTACTATACTGAAGGAAAAGGATGTTCAAGGTTTGGACATAAATGTTCCTTTGCCAGAAGCCCAGAGGAAGTTGTGGTGTGGAACTTCATGAAGGCAGAAAGTCTTGACCTCCCTCAGCTCATCAGCCTGTTAGATAATGACTACACATGCCCAGCCCAGCAGGACAAACCATTAGCACAATGCCCTGGAGCACAGCAGGAGATCTCCTGTAGTTTACAGGGAACATTTGTGGAACTGTGCAAGACCTGCTTTCATGACAGTCCTCAAAAGATTTCATCAAGGGTTCCAGGCACAATCTGTGCTTCAGGACATGTCTGTCAGCCTGTTCTGGTCTTTTGCCACATGGACAAGCAAAAAAAGGTGGCCTATGATGAGGTCAGACCCCTACCCAAAAATAATGTCCAGCGGTGGAAGTACTGTAAGTATGTAGAGAAGGGAGAACCATGCTGGCATGGCCGAAGGCGCTGCTGGTTTGCTCACAGTGAAATAGAAATGGCTGTGTGGGAGTCTGAGAGTAGGGGGAGGCTGAATCGTTCAGATCTGCTCCATGGTTCACAGGGCCTGCAGACAGGAGATTCTAGGACTAGGTCATGTGACACGCCACAAAAGCCAGGACAGGCACACTACTGTCATCTTTGCAAATGCCAGTTCCACACATATGAAGAGTTCATGAATCACTGCTTCACTGTGAAACACAGGAGACTGATCTTTGAAGAAACAGCATTTACATGGAGATATCGCAACCCACCACTAACAAGCAAAATCTTTGGGTTGTGTGAAAG AATGGCTACTTGTGAGTATGGAGATAATTGCATGAAGGCCCACagtgtggaggaactccaggAATGGCGAGATCGACACAAGGCTTCACGCAGGAAAGCACGGGCAGCAGATAAGCAGGGCCTACTGTCCTACCAGGACATCCTGCTAGAAGAGTACAGGCACagtgaaaacaaagacatgatt ATGAAAGAATCTCTCCAAGGGGTATCTGTTAGCTGTGACACTGATCTCAATATCTTTATAAGACAAGAGAAAATATCACACAGATGGACTTTCAAAATTAAATCTAAg GCAGCTTTGGATGTGGTTGCTTTACTGAGGCAGGACGTAGGTGCCACATTTGCACTTAGTTCAGATAGCCATGAAGAACGCTCATACTCCAACGGCATATGGTTTGAGACCCAAGACACATCCACAactaaaaaag TGTATGAAATTATAGTGTCCTTCACATCTACTTGCTCTGGGCTGTATGAACAATGGCTAGTATTTGACTTTGATATGAGGCCAGTTCTGTTGCAAAAGCTCAGAGTCAGAGTAGGGCCCCAGCTGCTTCCAGAGCCCAAGAGAGCTCAAGATGATGGAGCAAGTCAACAGCGCAGTGACACATCCATTCAAATACTGCAACCAGAGAGCACAAAACACAGTGAGCAGGTGCCTGTGATCTGGCAAGAGGGAAATGTTGAAATCATCCCATACCAGTGGAGGTCAGGAGCACACCATGAGCTATTAAAAAGGTACAAGAACAGTAAACAACAACTAAACATAGTAACCAAAGAAGATGACTCAATCAATCGCcagaattataaaaaaaaaatgcacagctTTCTCTACCAGGAAGAAATGGCAGAAGGTCAACTGGTTAGCAG GTTGAACCTTCGAGggaaaatgacttttaaaaaaattttatttaatcctTTGTTTGGACtgaaaaatgccatttctggAGAACTCTTTGGCAGTGTGTCTATCTCCCATTCACTTGCTCCCAATACACCAGAGGGCTACATACTGAAGAGACATGTTCAGTCTGTTCTTGTAGGCTTGTCAAAACCTGAAGGTGGCCTACAACGTGCTTATGAAGCTCTAATTCTAAAAGACACCACTGGTGACACAGAACTACACCTGCAGCTCTCAAACAGATGCTGCACTGAACTGAAACTTGAGACTGATAAAACAGTTGAGATGGAGGTCCAATTTCAGTTGGACCGCATATGGTTTTGTGAAATGCACAAAGCTGTTGACATTCTGCCAGACCTTAGGAGGGTTCTTCCTGACCTGAGTGACAGCAATGTCCAAGTTCCAGTGAAACCAAATCCAGGTCAGCTGAATGAAAAGCAGCAAGCTGCTATGGACTTTATCCTAGGAGCATCTATGCGCAGAAGCAGCATGGCACCACTGTTGATATATGGGCCTTTTGGAACTGGGAAAACCTTCACTCTTGCAAAGATTACACTGGCTCTAGCACAGAAGCCGCAAAACAAAATCTTgatttgtacacacacaaacag CTCTGCTGATCTTTATATCAAAGATCATTTCCATAGTAGTGTATCTACTGGTAATCATCCAGCCAGGCCTCTCAGAATAAAAGCAAAAGAGATTCCTCTCAAAACTACTGATCGCATTATTCTACAGTACTGCAGTTTATCCAAAGATGGCTTCTACTTTGAGTTCCCTGACAGAGATACACTAGATGCTACAAAAATCATTATAACAACAACTGCAGTGGCGCGATTTTTTCATGACATGCAGCTTCCACCTGATTACTTCAGCCACATCTTCATCGATGAAGCCTCTCAGATGCTGGAGTGTGAGGCACTAATGGCTCTTGGCTTGGCAGGGGAAAAGACTCAAGTTGTTTTAGCTGGGGATCACATGCAAATGGGGCCCAAGCTCTTCTCTGTAGGAGAGGACAAACGCTCAGATCATACTTTACTAAATCGTCTCTTTCATTACTATCAGGCAGAGAACACTGCTACTTCCACAAACAGCCGAATCATCTTCAATGAAAACTACCGCTCCACAAAGGAAATTGTGGATTTTGTGTCTACACATTTTTATGTTGGCAAGAAGAATGTGATCAAAGCTAAAGGAAATGTATTTCCTCATCCAAACCAATATGCTCTACAGTTCTATCATGCCAGAGGACAATGCTGGTTGGATAAAAATACCTTGTCTTGGTTCAATGCAACACAAATTGAAACTGTTGCTGATATTGTCTTGAAAGTACTGAATGAATGGCCTGAAGACTGGCCACATCAAAATCGTCAACCATCAATCTGTGTTCTTTCACAGGGCAGTCAG GTGtatgaaataagaaaaagacTGAAACAATATGAACTGCATGATGTTACTGTTGAGAATGCAGAAAATGTGCAAG GAAAACAATTCAGAGTAATCATAATATCCACTGTGCAGACCAAAGATAGCTTGAAGTTGATTGAAAACACATGCCTTGAATTCTTCAATGACATGCGTGTGCTGAACACAGTCATGACCAGAGCTCAGTCCCAAGTGATTGTAGTTGGAGatgctgctgctctgtgctgctctaaTTTTGGAAAGTGCTGGAGACTTTGGAGGTCTTACATAAACCATTGCATTGCCAAAGGAAGTGTTTATCCTGAAGATTTCACTCTGGATTGCTTGAATCAAGAACTTCTGGAGATAAAGATTATCGAAACTGAAGAGGATGACAGTAGTGATGGGGAATCAATTATTTCAGAGATACCAGACATTGATGAAGATCCAATATTGAAAGAGCTTCTTGATGAGGACAATCACTTGCAAATAAAGCTAACAGAAGAGGGCCTGTTTCCTGTACTTCATAGTGACAATCTTGACATAAATGTTATGAGGCACCCGAAGCAAAGCAATCCTCCCATACTTCATTCACAGCTGATGTGGAAGAACAATCCTGGCATTTACAGGTGTGAGTTAGTCTTGGAAAGATATGACTCAGGCTATGCAAAGCCACTTGATGAGCCCACCTTACAAATAGAGATCAAAGGCAGAAAAAATGTGGGGCGGTCATTCTCTGGAGCTATAGTAATGGTGGAAATGTTGACCTCTGAAACATCTCCTCAACAGGGAAAAGTGATAGAAGTGCTTGCTTGTGACGCTTCGTCCAAAGAGTTTGTCTGTACTCTTGACAATAATGATAATCAAGTGATGATGCCAATTAACATATGCATCCCTAAACTATACACACCATTTTGGAAGGACAAACCAAACCACATTGCCATAAGAAATCCTGAGAAATGGACTGTAGAAAGATTTGTAAAAATTAACGAGGAAGCACGCAGGAACAATCTCTTTGTTGTCAAATTCCTGAAGTGGCGGGAGGGGTTTCAGTTTCCTTTAGGGATTGTAGTAAAAACACTTCCCAGAGTTACATCACTACAGAATGGACTGAAGGTACTTGATGTAGAGTACCAACTAAAAAGGCCTGTTCCTTTGCCTGTTcagaaagagatggaaaatTTAGAACATGCTGCAAGATTTTCATCTACAAATGCCTGCAAAGATTTTCTTGACCTAATGACATTCACTATTGACCCTGCAAATTCACAAGACCTTGATGATGCCATCAGTGTGAGAGATTTAGGCCAAAACTATGAAATAGGGATTCACATTGCTGATGTTGCAAGCTTCGTGGCCAAAGATAGTGAACTGGACAGATATGCAAGAAAGCAAGGAACTGCATTCTATGTTTCAGAAGCTGAACCAACATATATGTTCCCAAAAAACTTGGCCACCAAAGTTTTCAGCTTACTTCCCCAATGCAACAGACATTGTATTTCACTGATAACTGAAATTGACAAACAGACACACCACATCCAGAAGAGAACATTTTTCAGATCTGTGATTTGCTCTAAAAAGAAACTGTCATATGAAGATGCCGAGGATATCTTAAAAACCTCAGGCAATGAAATTCGCTTTGACACCTTGGAGGGGTGTGTTGCTGTAGCTTCCCTTTTTGCTGAGGTTCATcggaaacacaggaaacagggaGACTGGTGCTATAACGCACCCGATGAAGATGAGGTTATTGGAAGAAGACAGTCTCATATCCTGGTGGAGGAGCTGATGATCATGTTTAACCACACAGTTGCTGATAGGCTTCTTGCTGACAAAAAAGCCATGAGCCTAACACCCCTAAGGTGCCAGGACAGACCAGACAGAGATAAGTTTCATCAGTTTCTTTACCAACATATCTCTTTCCTTCCAATGTCCATCCATTTGTCATCTCAACTTACTAAATGCACAGCAGAAGAACTGAAAAATCTAAGTGCAATTCAAGAAACTGTTGATACTGACCAGGAAGTTCTTGATTCTGAATCTTTCCCCATATTGACATCTGTTTTAAAGAATCTTGAGATTGCAGCAATGGATAAAGATATCTACAGAATAATTGATCTTATTTCAACTGATGATATTCACCCTCAGCTTCTTCCTGTTATGCTGAAGTTGAGAAGGTTTCTTTACAAAGCACATATCTTGCGTGCCAACTCAACACACTTTTCACGGATTGGGCACTATGATTTAGAGTTAGACAGCTACACCTGGGCTTCTTCACCAATACGTCGCTATGTAGATATCATAGTACAGCGACTTCTTCATTCTGTACTTGATAACACTGAAATCATGTACACTTCAAGTGAAATTGATACATGCTGTGTTGAATTTGCTCAAAAAAATAACAATCAAGCTgcatgtgaaaaaaaatcacatgctTTGAATTTTGCTTCAAAGCTGTCCACTCAAAATGCAGGTAAGGTGGCTTACATTGTTGAAGTCACTCCCACAGGAAATAACTTCAGGATATCATTCCCACTGAACAGAACTTCCATTGCAGAAAAGGTTGACATCATGTTTAAGGATCTTCAATTGGCAGATCAGCCAATGTTTGATGAAGAGAATAAGTGCATGGTACTAAAGTGGGTGCGAAGGGTATATTCTTTTTCTAGTCCCAGCATCCATGCTGAGCTGAAACAGCAAGAAGCAAACAATGCAATAACTCATGTGCCAACAGAGTCCTGGAAATGCCTGGTGGAAGCTATTAAAGAAGAAAACTGGGCCTTCATTGTTCCAAAGATTGAACAGTTAAACTCAACAGTGCACCCAAGACAATCTGTGAGAAGAAACATAAAAGATTCTGTAACACCTCCAAGGATAGAGCCATCCAAAGTGAATGAAGAGCATTTTGTTGAGATGTCACTCAAACTAAAGCAAGGAGAAATTATTGAGGTTCAGTTGGGCACCGATACTGAACGGGGACTTTTGGTGCCAGCAGTTCAGCTGCTTATTGTCAACCCAAAATTTGAGATTTGCATGGAACATTCTAAAAATCCAGTcatgtgtttttcaaaatatgCACTGTATCCCTCAAGAACATCATATAACACATACAGGGATTATCAGAAAATATGGAAACCTTTGTGTGAAATGGAATCAGCTGCCAGTGCTGTAGCAGAAAATGAGAGCATTGTCATTGTAGATGCAACACTGAAATGGAAACCTTCCAAGGAGGGTCTTCATGGATCCTTTAACTTGCCTCTTGAGAAGAAAGCTCAATGGGCAATTGAAGGCAATCTCAGAAACTGTTTCCTATGTATTCGGTCGAGAATACAACAGAAGAATTTCAATTCAGTTCTGGAAGACCATCTTACAAATGGTCAAGATTTGGATCTAATGGATGTACCTGATCTCATTTGGATAGCCCATGGAGTAGTCACCAAAGTATCAGGGGAAGAAGAATCAAAAGAGTTGACATATATGGAGATTGATTTCCGTATCAACCACATGCCTATGTTAAACGTTCCAGAAAGTATCTTGTGCTCGACTGCAAGATTCACAGTAGAGCTGATCCCAAAGCTTCTGCCTGATGT GCGCAAAGAGAGTGCTATTGACAACCTTACAACAGCTAATCATCTTGTGAAGTCCATTGCTACTGGTAAAAAGACATGTAACCAAA GAACCCAAATTCAAACAAGGACACCCACCAGATTTGAGATTGAGGGCCACCTTAATTTGGGGTTTCCCTACCTGAACAACAGTCAGTGCAAAGCCATAAAGGAAGCACTAAACAATGAGTTCACTCTTATCCAAGGACCTCCAG GGACTGGAAAAACAGTGGTTGGTGTCCACATTGTATATTGGTTCTtccaacaaaaccaaaaactttCTCATCCCAGAAAAGCTCGGAAGGAAGATCTAAAGAAGATGTGTATTTTGTACTGTGGCCCATCAAATAAATCAGTTGATGTGGTTGCAG GTCAACTGCTGAAACTTCAGCGCAAACTGAAACCTCTCAGGGTCTACAGTGATCAGATGGAGATTCAGGAGTTTCCTTATCCGGGCAGCAATCTGAGGCTGTCCCGTCATTCACAAAGGGTAGAAAAACCCAACAAAGAGCTCAG gtccATTACATTGCATCATAGGATTCGTATGTCTAGTAACCCATTCTCAGGTCAGATAAAGGAATTTGATTTAAGAATTCAAAAAGCAGAATCCCTCACTGATGAAGAGATAAAAAG GTACAAGGACTGGCTGAAAAAGGCTCGTAAGCATGAGCTTATGGAACACGATGTCATCCTCTGTACTTGTACTGCAGCCTCGCATCCTAGTCTGGTTGATGCTCTCAGCTTTCAGCAGATCATTATTGATGAGTGTGCCATGGCGACAGAGCCTGAGGCTTTCATTCCCTTGGCCACACATAAACCTGAGCAG ATTGTTCTACTGGGAGATCACAAACAGTTGCAGCCTGTGGTACATTGTGAGATGTTCCAAAGATTGGGAATGGGAAAATCTCTGTTTGAACGTTACATGCAGAAAGCACTAATGCTTGACACTCAGTATCGAATG CAAGAAGACATCTGCGCATTTCCCTCTCAAGTGTTTTACGAAGGAAAGCTAAAGACTGGAATACCATACAAATCAAGTGTTTTCCTGAACAGTTCAAATAAACCAACATCCATCATCTTTGGCCACATTGAAGGAAAAGAGATTAGTCTGGTGGTCTCAACAGAAAGAGGGAATGAAAATTCAAAAGCAAACATAGAGGAGGCTAAAGAGGCG GTGCGAATTGCCTTGCGTCTGATAAAGGCTGGGATACCAGCAAAGGAGATTGCTATTCTGACACCATACAATGCTCAGGTGGCAAAGATCAAAGAGATCCTGTGGCCGAATCAAGCTGTTACAGTGAACACCATCATGAAGAGTCAAG GAAGTGAATGGCGATATGTCATCTTGTCAACTGTACGCTCTTGTCCTAAGATGGATACTGAGGTAGAACCAACAAAAGCTTGGTTCAAAAAGAAACTTGGATTTGTCGTTGATCCCCACCAAGTGAATGTGGCAATCACCAGAGCGCAGGAGGGGCTGTGCATTATTG GTAACAAGGACTTGCTATGGAGCAATTATCTGTGGAAAAGGCTTCTGAAACATTACCAAGACAAAAACTGTCTGGTGGATCCTGCAAAGGACATCCAAGTGTCACTTGCATAA